In the Chroococcidiopsis sp. SAG 2025 genome, one interval contains:
- a CDS encoding YdcF family protein, with product MLDPALCARPLSQWLVLKSTLSHWLMTPVLVVIPLTAFILLIKFFPKWRWKRYMLVMGSLSLVAYFLASFPATVAIASKGLIAFLPEDPGRKADAIVILGRGAYMRKSRVEVAADLWKSKRAPLIFASGAGDGADIVNMLKTEGVPKSVLKAESCSQTTEENALFTAAMLQPMGVKRIVLITDSPHMMRSLLTFRSLGFTVFPRPTPLPANLPPTRRAMMIFYEYMGLFNYGIKGYWQPQNAEMEQNPYIAQQQAANG from the coding sequence ATGCTAGACCCTGCTTTATGCGCTCGTCCTCTGAGCCAGTGGCTTGTCTTGAAGTCCACACTTTCCCACTGGCTGATGACTCCTGTACTGGTTGTCATACCGCTAACAGCTTTCATTCTGCTAATCAAGTTTTTTCCCAAATGGCGTTGGAAGCGTTACATGTTGGTAATGGGAAGTTTATCGTTAGTAGCTTACTTTCTTGCGAGTTTTCCGGCTACAGTCGCGATCGCCAGTAAGGGATTGATTGCTTTTTTACCTGAAGATCCAGGGAGAAAAGCGGACGCGATCGTGATTTTAGGTCGCGGTGCGTACATGAGAAAATCTAGGGTAGAGGTTGCGGCTGACCTGTGGAAAAGCAAACGCGCTCCCCTAATCTTTGCCAGTGGTGCAGGGGATGGAGCAGATATTGTGAACATGCTCAAAACGGAAGGAGTCCCCAAGTCAGTATTGAAAGCGGAAAGTTGTTCTCAGACAACAGAAGAGAACGCACTATTTACAGCGGCGATGCTGCAACCGATGGGAGTGAAGCGAATCGTTTTGATCACGGACTCGCCACATATGATGCGATCGCTATTAACGTTTCGCAGTCTGGGTTTCACCGTTTTTCCCCGTCCTACTCCTTTGCCTGCAAACTTGCCACCCACAAGAAGGGCAATGATGATCTTCTACGAATACATGGGTTTATTTAACTATGGTATCAAAGGGTACTGGCAGCCTCAGAATGCAGAAATGGAGCAAAACCCGTACATAGCTCAACAGCAAGCAGCAAACGGTTGA
- a CDS encoding ATP-binding protein encodes MEQLQQAQQNFSILDQVPLGACILRSDLTILFWNSCLEEWTKLSRAEMLGTCIGDRYPHFRQTQYANRLQQIFQGGPPTIFSSQLHKHVIPASLPQGQMRIQHTTVTSLPALEGDEFYALLSIQDVTDLTFRVQEYRQMRDRALAAQETAEKANRVKDEFLAIVSHELRSPLNPILGWSRLLRTNQLNSATIDRALDTIERNAKLQAQLIEDLLDVSRILRGLKLNWEIVDLANTITSALDTVVLAAEAKSIQIGLSLNPSVGLVRGDSSRLQQVVWNLLSNAVKFTPSGGQIEISLARVGSREQEAGSTKQGVGSREKKAEGAEGEKTTLNQPSSRSVAPAFTVNHQPSTNYQLPTTNYAQIQVSDTGKGISADFLPYIFEYFRQADSSMTRAYGGLGLGLAIARQLVELHGGTIWADSHGEGMGATFTVELPIYEESREQGKES; translated from the coding sequence ATGGAGCAACTGCAACAAGCCCAGCAGAATTTTAGTATTCTAGACCAAGTACCTTTGGGGGCTTGTATTTTGCGTTCGGATCTAACGATCTTGTTTTGGAATAGCTGCTTAGAAGAATGGACTAAGCTATCTAGAGCAGAAATGTTAGGGACTTGTATCGGCGATCGCTACCCCCACTTTCGTCAAACTCAGTATGCCAACCGCTTGCAGCAGATATTTCAAGGGGGACCGCCCACGATCTTTTCTTCTCAGTTACACAAACACGTCATTCCTGCCTCTCTACCCCAGGGGCAAATGCGCATTCAGCATACAACTGTCACCTCGTTACCTGCCTTGGAGGGTGATGAGTTTTACGCCCTATTATCAATTCAAGATGTGACAGATCTCACATTTAGAGTCCAAGAATATCGCCAGATGCGCGATCGAGCATTGGCAGCGCAGGAAACAGCAGAAAAAGCAAACCGCGTTAAAGACGAGTTTTTGGCGATCGTCTCCCACGAGCTTCGGTCTCCTCTCAACCCAATTTTAGGTTGGTCGCGACTGCTGCGAACAAATCAGTTAAATTCTGCAACGATCGATCGCGCTCTCGATACCATCGAACGCAATGCCAAGCTGCAAGCACAATTAATCGAAGATCTATTAGATGTCTCCCGCATTCTGAGGGGACTGAAGCTAAATTGGGAAATAGTCGATCTGGCAAATACAATTACATCTGCCTTAGATACCGTAGTGCTGGCAGCAGAAGCAAAATCAATTCAGATCGGACTCAGTTTGAACCCTAGTGTAGGACTGGTGCGGGGTGATAGCAGCCGCCTTCAGCAAGTCGTTTGGAATTTACTTTCTAACGCAGTTAAATTTACCCCATCTGGCGGACAGATAGAGATCTCGCTCGCACGAGTAGGGAGCAGGGAGCAGGAAGCAGGGAGTACGAAGCAGGGAGTAGGGAGCAGGGAGAAGAAAGCTGAGGGAGCTGAGGGAGAAAAAACAACACTCAACCAACCGTCTTCACGGAGTGTAGCGCCAGCGTTTACCGTCAACCATCAACCGTCAACCAACTACCAACTACCAACTACCAACTACGCCCAAATCCAAGTAAGCGATACAGGTAAAGGCATTAGTGCAGATTTTCTCCCCTACATATTTGAATATTTTCGACAGGCAGATAGTAGCATGACTCGCGCCTACGGCGGTTTAGGACTTGGTTTAGCGATCGCTCGTCAATTAGTCGAGTTACATGGCGGTACAATTTGGGCAGACAGCCACGGTGAGGGTATGGGAGCAACATTCACGGTAGAGTTACCTATTTATGAAGAGAGCAGGGAGCAGGGGAAAGAGAGCTGA
- a CDS encoding chemotaxis protein CheC, whose protein sequence is MSYARPSDKFLASRGISLVKQLTEDQIDAIKELINIGVGRAASLLNEMVGFPICLEIPFIQVFTVEDLQQELIARFNSNYLATVRLEFSGSINGSAELVFPTESASTLVSILTGEDLGSPDLDAVKIGTLTEVGNIVINGVIGSLGNLLKQRMNYLIPTYTEDTVENLFAAVEPDDSTIVLAQASFTIEQLQVIGDLIFIFELQTFDQLIAAIEEVA, encoded by the coding sequence ATGAGCTACGCCAGACCGTCCGACAAGTTTTTAGCTTCTAGAGGTATATCTCTCGTGAAGCAGTTGACAGAAGACCAAATTGATGCAATAAAAGAATTGATTAATATTGGCGTGGGTCGAGCTGCCAGTCTCTTAAATGAAATGGTTGGTTTTCCCATCTGCCTGGAGATCCCCTTCATTCAGGTATTCACTGTTGAAGATTTGCAGCAAGAATTAATTGCTAGATTTAATAGTAACTATTTAGCTACTGTAAGGTTGGAATTTTCAGGCTCAATTAATGGCAGCGCAGAGCTAGTATTTCCTACCGAGAGTGCATCAACACTCGTATCTATTCTCACAGGAGAAGATCTAGGCTCTCCCGATCTTGATGCAGTGAAAATTGGCACTTTAACCGAGGTGGGTAATATTGTCATCAACGGCGTAATAGGTTCGCTGGGCAATCTATTGAAGCAGCGGATGAATTACTTAATTCCTACATATACGGAAGATACTGTAGAAAATTTATTTGCTGCTGTTGAACCAGATGACTCCACAATTGTATTGGCGCAAGCAAGTTTTACAATCGAACAGCTTCAAGTGATTGGCGATCTTATTTTTATATTTGAATTGCAAACGTTCGACCAACTTATTGCAGCGATCGAAGAAGTGGCATAG
- a CDS encoding response regulator, with protein sequence MISVLIVDDAAFSRRMIRKFLQADGYEIWEATNGKEALSIVRDRTPDCLVTDILMPDMNGFELLQTLKEQGLAIPTIIISADIQESSRQRGYNLGAAAFINKPPKEDELRQTVRQVFSF encoded by the coding sequence ATGATATCTGTTTTGATAGTTGATGATGCTGCATTCAGCCGCCGGATGATTCGCAAATTTTTGCAAGCTGATGGCTATGAGATTTGGGAAGCGACGAACGGCAAAGAAGCATTAAGTATCGTTCGCGATCGCACTCCAGATTGCTTGGTAACAGACATTCTCATGCCTGACATGAATGGGTTTGAATTGCTCCAAACTTTAAAAGAACAGGGATTGGCTATTCCCACAATTATTATCTCGGCAGATATTCAAGAAAGTTCTCGTCAGCGAGGATATAACTTAGGAGCAGCTGCTTTTATCAATAAGCCACCAAAAGAAGATGAGCTACGCCAGACCGTCCGACAAGTTTTTAGCTTCTAG